A genomic window from Candidatus Methylacidiphilum fumarolicum includes:
- a CDS encoding type I restriction-modification system subunit M: MARAKEKDSGSGANVGYEDELWRMADKLRGSMDAAEYKHVVLGLIFLKYISDAFEEKHAALEAEKDQGADPEDPDEYRAENIFWVPPKARWSRIKVQARQATIGQLIDDAMVEIERDNPALKDVLPKDYGRPALDKTRLGQLIDLISNIKVGDVAARSKDVLGRIYEYFLSQFASAEKKKGGEFYTPRCVVKLLVEMLEPYRGRVYDPCCGSAGMFVQSVEFIRAHASGNGNGGKAKGNISIYGQESNYTTWRLAKMNLAIRGIDGKIEHGDTFHEDRFPDLKADFILANPPFNMSDWGGDRLRGDKRWQYGVPPAGNANFAWVQHIVYHLAPNGTAGIVLANGSMSSNQLGESEIRKALVKADLVDCMVALPGQLFYSTQIPACLWFLARDRKNHKFRDRRGEVLFIDARKLGFMADRTHRELTNADIAKIAGMYHLWRGEKNVPTEAVDGLIVYKDIPGFCKAAKLEEIEKHGFVLTPGHYVGAAPQESDDEPFEQKMQRLVSQWQNQQNEAAKIDAAIAANLKELGYGE, from the coding sequence ATGGCGCGAGCCAAGGAGAAAGACAGCGGAAGCGGCGCCAATGTAGGCTACGAAGATGAACTCTGGCGCATGGCCGATAAGCTTCGTGGCAGTATGGATGCTGCGGAATACAAGCATGTAGTTCTGGGATTGATCTTCCTGAAGTATATTTCCGATGCTTTTGAGGAGAAGCATGCCGCGCTGGAGGCAGAAAAGGATCAAGGGGCTGACCCGGAGGACCCTGATGAATACCGCGCCGAAAACATATTCTGGGTGCCGCCTAAGGCGCGCTGGTCCCGCATTAAGGTGCAGGCCCGTCAAGCCACGATTGGTCAGTTGATCGACGATGCCATGGTTGAGATCGAGCGCGACAACCCAGCGCTCAAAGATGTTTTGCCAAAGGACTATGGGCGCCCGGCGCTGGACAAAACCCGTCTCGGGCAGCTCATCGACCTGATTTCCAATATCAAAGTCGGCGACGTCGCAGCGCGGTCGAAAGACGTGCTCGGCCGGATCTATGAATATTTCCTGTCACAGTTCGCCAGTGCCGAAAAGAAGAAGGGCGGGGAGTTCTATACGCCGCGTTGCGTCGTCAAGCTGCTCGTTGAGATGCTGGAGCCTTACCGCGGACGTGTCTACGACCCATGCTGCGGATCAGCCGGCATGTTTGTGCAATCGGTGGAGTTTATCCGAGCTCACGCCAGCGGCAACGGCAACGGTGGCAAAGCCAAAGGCAACATCTCGATTTACGGTCAGGAGTCGAACTACACCACTTGGCGGCTCGCCAAGATGAACCTGGCCATCCGCGGCATCGACGGTAAAATCGAGCATGGCGATACCTTCCATGAGGACCGCTTCCCCGACCTCAAGGCCGACTTTATCCTGGCAAACCCGCCGTTCAACATGAGCGACTGGGGTGGCGACAGACTGAGAGGCGACAAGCGTTGGCAATATGGCGTTCCCCCAGCTGGCAACGCCAACTTTGCCTGGGTGCAGCACATCGTCTATCATCTAGCGCCGAACGGAACGGCCGGAATCGTGCTGGCAAACGGCTCCATGTCATCCAACCAATTGGGAGAGAGCGAGATAAGGAAGGCGCTGGTTAAAGCGGACTTAGTGGACTGCATGGTGGCGCTGCCCGGCCAGCTTTTCTATTCAACGCAGATTCCCGCTTGCCTCTGGTTTCTGGCTCGAGACCGAAAGAATCACAAATTCCGCGACCGGCGCGGCGAGGTGCTATTCATTGACGCGCGCAAGCTCGGCTTCATGGCCGACCGCACGCACCGGGAACTAACCAATGCGGACATTGCCAAGATCGCCGGAATGTACCATCTGTGGCGCGGCGAGAAGAATGTCCCGACCGAGGCCGTGGATGGGTTGATCGTATATAAGGACATTCCCGGCTTCTGTAAGGCAGCGAAACTGGAGGAGATCGAGAAGCATGGGTTTGTTCTTACCCCTGGCCACTATGTCGGCGCGGCACCGCAAGAATCGGATGATGAACCATTCGAGCAAAAGATGCAGCGGCTCGTATCTCAATGGCAGAACCAACAGAACGAGGCCGCAAAGATCGACGCTGCTATTGCCGCCAACCTGAAGGAGTTGGGCTATGGTGAGTGA
- a CDS encoding restriction endonuclease subunit S — MVSEWREYRIGEIAEIVGGSTPSTADPSNFNGEIPWLTPKDLSGPHERYVSRGERNLSRKGLESCSAQQLPVGTVLLTSRAPIGYVAIAKTPLATNQGFRNLIPKPGFDSDFLYYWLRAHDEELQRHASGSTFQELTGSALAQIRIRLPLLAEQRAIAHILGTLDDKIELNRRMNETLEEMARAIFKDWFVDFGPTRAKMEGRAPYLSSDIWSLFPDRLVDSELGEIPEGWKIVPLASLIEVNPPEQLKRGMPAPYLNMASIPTTGPNPEPYVVREFSGSGVRFRNGDALLARITPCLENGKSAFVQNLPEDQVGWGSTEFIVLRSRPPLPKAVAYLIARDPAFRANAIRSMTGTSGRQRVSSDAIAAYPLPQPESDTLWSHLNNLIAPMFERIAANGRENQTLVATRDLLLPKLISGELRVKDAERFLRERGL, encoded by the coding sequence ATGGTGAGTGAGTGGCGGGAATACCGGATCGGCGAAATAGCTGAAATCGTCGGCGGGAGCACGCCATCTACTGCCGATCCGTCGAACTTCAACGGAGAGATTCCTTGGCTCACGCCAAAAGATCTTTCAGGACCACATGAGCGTTACGTGTCTCGAGGTGAGCGGAACCTATCACGGAAGGGCCTGGAAAGTTGCTCCGCGCAGCAACTTCCGGTAGGCACGGTGCTCCTTACAAGTCGGGCTCCTATCGGATACGTTGCTATTGCGAAGACTCCCCTTGCGACGAACCAGGGATTCCGCAACCTCATACCGAAGCCTGGTTTTGATTCCGACTTTCTCTATTATTGGCTCAGAGCACACGATGAAGAACTCCAGCGCCACGCCAGTGGTTCGACGTTTCAGGAGCTAACTGGATCAGCGCTTGCTCAAATCAGAATTCGTCTGCCTCTCCTCGCTGAGCAACGCGCCATTGCGCACATCTTAGGGACGCTCGATGACAAGATTGAGTTGAACCGACGGATGAACGAGACGCTGGAGGAGATGGCGCGAGCGATCTTCAAGGATTGGTTCGTTGATTTCGGTCCGACCCGCGCGAAGATGGAAGGCCGCGCCCCTTACCTTTCTTCAGACATTTGGTCGCTCTTTCCCGATCGCCTAGTCGATTCCGAACTCGGTGAGATCCCAGAGGGGTGGAAGATCGTTCCTCTCGCTTCCCTTATTGAAGTAAATCCGCCAGAGCAATTGAAGCGCGGGATGCCTGCTCCTTATCTCAACATGGCATCAATCCCGACTACAGGTCCAAACCCAGAGCCCTATGTCGTTCGAGAATTTAGTGGATCGGGTGTGCGCTTTCGAAATGGGGATGCGCTACTGGCGCGAATCACTCCATGCTTAGAAAATGGTAAGTCTGCATTTGTTCAGAACCTTCCTGAAGACCAAGTGGGATGGGGTTCGACAGAATTTATCGTCCTTCGGTCGCGTCCTCCACTTCCTAAAGCAGTGGCCTATCTGATCGCACGCGATCCGGCATTCCGCGCAAATGCCATTCGAAGTATGACCGGGACATCGGGGAGGCAGCGAGTGTCTTCCGATGCGATAGCTGCGTATCCGCTGCCACAACCAGAGAGTGATACCCTATGGAGTCATTTAAACAATTTGATTGCTCCGATGTTCGAGCGGATTGCCGCCAATGGTCGGGAAAATCAAACACTCGTCGCGACTCGCGACCTCCTCCTGCCTAAGCTAATCTCCGGCGAGTTGCGGGTAAAAGATGCGGAACGCTTTTTAAGAGAACGTGGTCTATGA
- a CDS encoding type I restriction endonuclease subunit R: MNNQSTHIGFSDPLSESTVETAVMDWLEGVGWQVRHGIEIAPGQLGAERSDYCEVILSRRLRDGLDQLNPELPAEALGDAFRKLTHPEGADLLQRNRTMHHMIVDGVTVEYRDHGGAIRGAQVRVIDFDNPENNDWLAVNQFTVTENRHTRRPDVVLFVNGLPLAVIELKNAADEDATIWNALSQLETYQVELPTLFATNGALVISDGTQARVGAIGAGREWFKPWRTITGESVADPNLPEIQVVIEGIFTPRRFLDLLRDFIVFEDGGDGRIVKKIAGYHQFYAVQLAVQETLRATALRTAQPKEFDKESVLYQSTRPPAGNPGDRRIGVVWHTQGSGKSLTMVFYAGRIIREPAMENPTVVVLTDRNDLDDQLFGTFSRCQDLLRQPPVQAESRAHLRDLLSVESGGVVFTTIQKFFPGEKGDRCPTLSERRNIVVIADEAHRSQYDFIDGFARHMRDALPHASFIGFTGTPIELKDANTRVVFGDYISVYDIQSAVQDGATVPIYYESRLAKLALDESERPKIDLEFEEVTEREEIERKEKLKTKWVQLEAIVGSEKRLKLIAQDIVDHFEKRREALKGKAMIVCMSRRICVELYREIVKLRPWWANDADDHGEIKVVMTGSASDPVDWQAHIRNKQRREAMANRFRDPNDPLRIVIVRDMWLTGFDAPSLHTMYVDKPMRGHNLMQAIARVNRVFRDKPGGLVVDYIGLAHELKQALATYTQNGGRGQTTLDQKQAVAVMQEKYEVCRAMFHGFDYTRWITGTPQERLGLLPGAQEFILKQENGEKRYIDAVRELSRAFALAVPHEDALRIRDDVSFFQAVQAALTKRAPSEARPEEELDHAIRQIISRAIAPEGVVDIFAAAGLKKPDISILSDEFLAEVRGIPQRHLAVELLQKLLKGELKTRSRKNVVQARSFREMLEQAIRRYQSRAIEVTQVIEELITLAKHIRMADERGERLGLSDDEMAFYDALGTNGNAVQVLGDETLRGIARELVKTVRDNVTIDWAIRENVRAKLRVLVKRILRKHGYPPDKQEKATQIVLEQAEVLSAAWV; the protein is encoded by the coding sequence ATGAACAATCAAAGCACTCATATTGGCTTTTCCGATCCATTAAGCGAATCTACTGTCGAGACAGCTGTGATGGACTGGCTAGAAGGAGTTGGCTGGCAGGTTCGTCATGGCATAGAGATCGCACCCGGACAGCTCGGGGCTGAGAGATCAGACTATTGCGAGGTGATTCTCTCTCGGCGACTCCGCGATGGTCTTGACCAGCTCAATCCAGAGCTTCCCGCCGAGGCGCTGGGAGACGCCTTCCGAAAGCTAACACACCCAGAAGGCGCGGATCTGCTCCAGCGCAATCGGACGATGCACCACATGATCGTGGATGGAGTCACGGTGGAATATCGAGACCATGGTGGCGCGATCCGGGGCGCACAGGTGCGGGTAATCGACTTCGACAACCCCGAGAACAACGACTGGCTGGCGGTCAACCAGTTCACCGTGACAGAAAATAGACACACACGGCGGCCGGATGTAGTGCTCTTCGTCAACGGGCTTCCGCTTGCAGTAATCGAGTTGAAGAATGCTGCTGATGAGGATGCCACGATCTGGAACGCGCTTTCTCAGCTTGAGACCTATCAGGTCGAGCTCCCGACCCTATTCGCAACGAATGGCGCTCTGGTTATCTCCGACGGGACGCAGGCGCGTGTCGGGGCCATCGGAGCCGGGCGCGAGTGGTTCAAGCCCTGGCGTACCATCACGGGAGAGTCAGTTGCCGATCCCAATCTTCCAGAAATCCAGGTCGTCATTGAAGGTATATTTACCCCACGCCGATTTCTCGATCTGCTGCGGGACTTCATCGTTTTCGAAGATGGTGGAGACGGCCGCATTGTCAAGAAGATCGCGGGTTACCACCAGTTTTACGCGGTGCAGTTGGCGGTCCAGGAGACATTGCGAGCTACTGCATTGCGAACAGCACAACCAAAAGAGTTTGACAAGGAGTCAGTCCTCTATCAATCAACCCGGCCGCCGGCTGGCAATCCTGGAGACCGGCGTATCGGCGTTGTCTGGCATACGCAAGGGTCGGGCAAGAGCTTAACTATGGTGTTCTATGCTGGCCGAATCATTCGCGAGCCGGCAATGGAGAACCCCACTGTCGTGGTGCTCACGGACCGTAATGATCTCGACGACCAACTTTTCGGTACTTTCTCGCGCTGTCAGGACCTGCTGCGTCAACCGCCCGTGCAGGCGGAAAGTCGAGCGCATCTGCGCGATCTGTTGTCGGTCGAGTCGGGAGGCGTAGTGTTTACAACGATTCAAAAGTTCTTTCCAGGAGAGAAAGGCGATCGCTGCCCAACCCTTTCGGAGCGCCGCAACATAGTGGTCATCGCCGACGAGGCGCACCGAAGCCAATACGATTTTATCGATGGATTTGCCCGACACATGCGCGATGCGCTCCCCCATGCCTCTTTCATCGGATTCACGGGCACACCGATCGAGCTCAAGGATGCCAACACCCGTGTCGTGTTCGGCGATTATATCAGCGTTTATGACATTCAGAGTGCGGTCCAGGACGGCGCCACAGTGCCGATCTATTACGAAAGCCGTCTTGCCAAGCTGGCGCTGGATGAAAGCGAAAGACCGAAGATCGATCTGGAGTTCGAGGAGGTCACCGAGAGAGAGGAGATCGAGAGGAAGGAGAAGCTCAAGACCAAGTGGGTGCAACTCGAAGCAATCGTCGGATCTGAGAAGCGCCTCAAACTCATTGCCCAAGACATCGTCGATCACTTCGAGAAACGACGTGAGGCACTTAAGGGAAAGGCCATGATCGTCTGCATGAGTCGGCGCATCTGCGTTGAGCTCTATCGCGAGATCGTAAAGTTGCGACCGTGGTGGGCAAACGATGCCGACGATCATGGCGAGATCAAAGTGGTGATGACCGGCTCGGCCTCCGATCCTGTCGATTGGCAGGCGCACATCCGAAACAAACAGCGCCGCGAGGCGATGGCCAATCGCTTCCGTGACCCCAACGACCCGCTGCGCATCGTGATCGTCCGCGATATGTGGCTGACCGGCTTCGACGCGCCCAGTCTGCACACCATGTATGTAGATAAGCCGATGCGCGGGCACAACCTGATGCAGGCCATCGCGCGTGTCAATCGCGTCTTCCGAGACAAGCCCGGAGGCTTGGTCGTGGACTACATCGGCTTGGCGCATGAGCTCAAGCAGGCGCTCGCCACCTATACCCAAAACGGTGGTCGTGGACAAACAACGCTTGATCAAAAGCAAGCGGTTGCCGTGATGCAGGAGAAATACGAGGTCTGTCGCGCCATGTTCCATGGCTTCGATTACACAAGATGGATAACAGGGACCCCACAGGAGCGGCTTGGTCTCTTACCGGGAGCGCAAGAGTTTATCCTTAAGCAGGAAAACGGTGAAAAGAGGTATATAGATGCGGTGCGCGAGCTCTCACGAGCCTTTGCGCTTGCAGTACCACATGAAGATGCTCTTCGGATTCGCGACGATGTCTCATTCTTTCAGGCCGTGCAAGCGGCACTGACGAAACGCGCGCCAAGTGAAGCTAGGCCTGAAGAAGAGCTTGATCACGCTATTCGTCAGATTATCTCCCGTGCGATCGCGCCGGAGGGGGTGGTTGATATTTTTGCTGCAGCTGGGCTCAAGAAACCCGACATTTCCATCCTCTCCGATGAGTTCCTTGCCGAAGTGCGGGGGATACCACAACGGCATCTGGCGGTGGAGCTTCTGCAGAAACTGCTGAAGGGAGAACTCAAGACTAGGAGCCGCAAGAATGTTGTGCAAGCGCGCTCTTTCAGGGAGATGTTGGAACAGGCCATTCGCCGGTACCAAAGCCGAGCCATCGAAGTCACCCAAGTAATTGAGGAGCTAATTACGCTTGCGAAGCACATCCGGATGGCTGACGAACGCGGAGAGAGACTCGGACTGAGTGATGACGAAATGGCTTTCTATGATGCGCTGGGAACCAACGGTAACGCTGTTCAGGTCCTTGGCGACGAGACGCTGAGGGGCATCGCTCGAGAACTCGTGAAAACCGTACGCGACAATGTCACCATTGACTGGGCAATACGTGAAAATGTCCGAGCAAAGTTGCGTGTATTGGTGAAGCGAATCCTCCGAAAACACGGCTATCCACCGGACAAGCAAGAGAAAGCAACCCAGATTGTTCTAGAACAAGCCGAAGTGCTTTCCGCTGCTTGGGTGTAG
- a CDS encoding restriction endonuclease: MAIPDFQSIMLPLLRFAADRQEHSLREAIEALTAVFGLTDAEQKQLLPSGIRPIFDDRVSWARSYMKQAGLLESPRRGYFRITQRGLDVLAKNPSKIDLSFLSQYSEFVKFRSLRKHSNGALEEPEPSKETPAEPLEIVEQKAGRTPEEIVEEAYIETQATLRAELLERILQNSPRAFESLIIDLLVAMGYGGSRRNAARQLGRSGDGGVDGVINEDALGLDRVYVQAKRYGKGSSVGRPEVQAFVGSLVGLGANKGIFVTTSTFSSQAVDFVSRIPQRVILIDGKRLTELMIEHSVGVRSSRVIEFKRVDEDFFTEE, from the coding sequence ATGGCGATCCCAGACTTTCAATCAATCATGCTCCCCCTGCTGCGCTTCGCAGCCGATCGGCAAGAGCATTCCCTTCGCGAAGCGATTGAAGCGTTGACAGCAGTATTCGGGCTGACAGATGCCGAGCAAAAGCAGCTGCTCCCAAGTGGGATTCGGCCGATCTTCGACGACCGCGTTAGTTGGGCTCGCTCATACATGAAGCAAGCCGGTCTTTTGGAATCACCTCGACGCGGATACTTTCGCATCACTCAGCGTGGTCTAGATGTTTTGGCTAAAAACCCTTCCAAGATCGACCTCTCTTTTTTGAGCCAGTACAGCGAGTTCGTCAAGTTTCGCTCGCTCCGAAAGCACTCTAACGGAGCACTCGAGGAGCCGGAACCAAGCAAGGAAACTCCGGCGGAGCCTCTAGAGATAGTCGAGCAGAAGGCCGGACGCACGCCGGAGGAGATTGTTGAAGAGGCTTACATCGAAACTCAAGCCACGCTTCGGGCCGAACTTCTCGAGCGGATTCTTCAAAATAGTCCACGCGCTTTCGAGAGCCTGATCATCGATCTCTTAGTCGCGATGGGCTACGGAGGGTCCCGCCGCAATGCAGCAAGGCAGTTGGGGCGGAGCGGTGACGGCGGAGTGGACGGTGTCATCAACGAAGATGCCCTCGGCCTTGATCGCGTTTACGTACAAGCCAAGCGTTACGGGAAAGGTTCATCCGTAGGTCGGCCAGAAGTGCAGGCATTCGTCGGAAGCTTGGTGGGGCTTGGCGCAAACAAAGGAATCTTCGTGACGACATCGACGTTCTCCTCGCAAGCGGTGGATTTTGTCTCACGAATTCCGCAGCGTGTAATCCTCATCGACGGAAAGCGGCTGACCGAGCTGATGATCGAACATTCTGTAGGGGTCAGGTCGAGTCGCGTGATCGAATTTAAACGGGTCGACGAAGACTTTTTCACCGAGGAATGA
- a CDS encoding restriction endonuclease codes for MPFVLEGENQECSIDYRTKTIAIPDFQSIMLPMLRFAADRQEHSLREAIEGLTVVFWLTQTEQKLLLLSRLQPIFDNHVSWARSYMKQAGLLESPRRGYFRITQRGLDVLAKNPSKIDLSFLSLYREFVKFRSLRKHSNGALEEPEPSKETPAEPLEIVEQKAGRTPEEIVEEAYIETQATLRAELLERILQNSPHAFESLIIDLLVAMGYGGSRRNAARQLGRSGDGGVDGVINEDALGLDRVYVQAKRYGKGSSVGRPEVQAFVGSLVGLGANKGIFVTTSTFSSQAVDFVSRIPQRVILIDGKRLTELMIEHSVGVRSSRVIEFKRVDEDFFTEE; via the coding sequence TTGCCCTTTGTTCTCGAGGGAGAAAACCAAGAATGCTCGATAGATTACCGAACAAAGACCATCGCGATTCCAGACTTTCAATCGATTATGCTCCCCATGTTGCGCTTTGCAGCCGATCGGCAAGAGCATTCTCTTCGCGAGGCAATCGAAGGGTTGACAGTGGTATTCTGGTTGACGCAGACAGAACAAAAGCTGCTGCTCCTAAGTAGGCTTCAGCCGATCTTCGACAACCACGTTAGTTGGGCTCGCTCATACATGAAGCAAGCCGGTCTTTTGGAATCACCTCGACGCGGATACTTTCGCATCACCCAGCGCGGTCTGGACGTCTTGGCGAAAAACCCTTCCAAGATCGACCTCTCTTTTTTGAGCCTGTACAGGGAGTTCGTCAAATTTCGCTCGCTCCGAAAGCACTCTAACGGAGCACTCGAGGAGCCGGAACCAAGCAAGGAAACTCCGGCGGAGCCTCTAGAGATAGTCGAGCAGAAGGCCGGACGCACGCCGGAGGAGATTGTTGAAGAGGCTTACATCGAAACTCAAGCCACGCTTCGGGCCGAACTTCTCGAGCGGATTCTTCAAAATAGTCCACACGCTTTCGAGAGCCTGATCATCGATCTCTTAGTCGCGATGGGCTACGGAGGGTCCCGCCGCAATGCAGCAAGGCAGTTGGGGCGGAGCGGTGACGGCGGAGTGGACGGTGTCATCAACGAAGATGCCCTCGGCCTTGATCGCGTTTACGTACAAGCCAAGCGTTACGGGAAAGGTTCATCCGTAGGTCGGCCAGAAGTGCAGGCATTCGTCGGAAGCTTGGTGGGGCTTGGCGCAAACAAAGGAATCTTCGTGACGACATCGACGTTCTCCTCGCAAGCGGTGGATTTTGTCTCACGAATTCCGCAGCGTGTAATCCTCATCGACGGAAAGCGGCTGACCGAGCTGATGATCGAACATTCTGTAGGGGTCAGGTCGAGTCGCGTGATCGAATTTAAACGGGTCGACGAAGACTTTTTCACCGAGGAATGA
- a CDS encoding SIR2 family protein — translation MIDPIIPLSLLLQANKGAYAILVGSGVSHAAGIPTGWEITCDLIRKVAISKGEQIEGDPGEWYERSYNKPPDYSDLLEELAKTPDERRALLSSYFEPTKEERERGLKLPSRAHRAIAELVHLGYVRVILTTNFDRLLQTALSERGIEPTMIYTNEQVSGFSSLWSVRCLVWKIHGDYRDSRILNTESELKEYPEEINRLLDRILGEFGLIVCGWSAKWDIALRKALERSTNHRFTTFWAYKGALEEEASRLISLRGATQIPISDADSFFEDLLTKVQAVEALGRNHPILAKEEVKLYLAEHRYRIRLHDLISLEIQETKERIVSANFPTNCSFVAGEYCRRRKAYQTMSDSLLSMLLPLAYHDPGQHTKLLIRAIESLGPLSLMSIAYSSEYELLRFYPALRCFYGAGLAALANQRWKNLVALLCHAECTDTTQLKKIPAVGLLNPKRVLEEWNARNTLERESQVKAPGSEFLFKEMQPALLEYVAEENYEEVFDRFEHLLSFKYLDFVNLGRIEENNVPFGRYLRRIDINRTDAVNSEIFKPEEVLPKKVVERFKFTESWDRFYQLWLAHRNLAFREACYPRRSAN, via the coding sequence ATGATTGATCCAATCATCCCGCTTTCGCTTTTGCTTCAGGCCAATAAAGGAGCATACGCAATTTTGGTCGGCTCAGGTGTTTCTCATGCTGCCGGAATTCCGACGGGATGGGAAATTACGTGCGATCTCATTCGCAAGGTTGCAATATCGAAAGGAGAGCAGATTGAAGGCGATCCGGGAGAATGGTATGAGCGTTCTTACAATAAGCCGCCGGATTATTCTGATCTTCTTGAGGAGCTTGCTAAAACCCCCGATGAACGGCGAGCTTTGCTAAGCTCGTATTTTGAACCGACGAAGGAAGAGCGAGAACGAGGTCTTAAACTGCCTTCGCGAGCCCATCGCGCCATTGCGGAACTGGTGCATCTGGGATATGTACGGGTAATCCTCACCACGAATTTTGATCGTCTACTCCAAACCGCACTCTCGGAAAGGGGAATCGAACCAACTATGATTTATACGAATGAGCAGGTATCGGGCTTCTCTTCTCTTTGGTCGGTTCGTTGTTTGGTTTGGAAGATTCACGGCGATTATCGGGATTCCCGAATTCTAAACACCGAATCGGAACTCAAGGAGTATCCCGAGGAGATCAATCGTCTCCTGGACCGAATCCTTGGAGAATTCGGGCTTATCGTTTGTGGTTGGTCGGCAAAATGGGACATTGCCTTGCGTAAAGCGCTTGAACGATCCACAAATCATCGGTTTACCACTTTTTGGGCTTACAAAGGCGCGCTCGAGGAGGAGGCCAGTCGACTGATTAGTCTGCGGGGGGCAACTCAGATCCCTATTTCGGATGCCGATAGTTTTTTTGAAGATCTGTTGACCAAAGTCCAGGCTGTGGAAGCTTTAGGCCGCAATCATCCCATCTTGGCAAAAGAGGAAGTCAAGCTCTACCTTGCCGAACATCGCTATCGGATTCGGCTTCATGATTTGATTAGCCTGGAAATCCAGGAGACCAAAGAGAGAATCGTTTCTGCCAACTTTCCAACTAATTGCTCATTTGTCGCCGGGGAGTACTGCAGACGGAGGAAAGCGTACCAAACGATGAGCGATTCTCTACTCTCTATGCTCCTGCCGCTTGCCTATCACGATCCCGGACAACACACGAAGCTCTTGATTCGAGCGATTGAGAGCCTTGGTCCGTTGTCGTTGATGAGCATTGCCTATTCCTCCGAATACGAGCTGCTCCGTTTTTATCCAGCACTCCGCTGTTTTTATGGAGCTGGCTTGGCTGCGCTCGCTAACCAGCGTTGGAAGAATCTAGTTGCTCTGCTTTGTCACGCCGAATGTACGGATACAACCCAGTTAAAAAAAATTCCGGCGGTTGGCCTTTTGAACCCTAAACGAGTTTTGGAAGAGTGGAATGCAAGGAATACATTAGAAAGAGAATCCCAAGTGAAGGCGCCGGGCAGCGAGTTTCTTTTTAAAGAGATGCAGCCGGCATTACTGGAGTATGTGGCAGAGGAGAACTATGAGGAAGTCTTTGACCGCTTTGAACATCTCCTTTCCTTTAAGTATTTAGATTTTGTGAATTTGGGTCGAATCGAAGAAAACAACGTTCCCTTCGGACGTTACCTGCGACGAATTGATATCAATAGAACAGACGCTGTGAACTCAGAAATTTTTAAGCCGGAAGAAGTTCTTCCTAAAAAAGTGGTCGAACGATTCAAGTTCACCGAAAGTTGGGATAGATTTTACCAGCTGTGGTTGGCCCATCGGAACCTGGCGTTCCGTGAAGCGTGCTACCCCAGGAGGAGTGCGAATTGA